Within Desulfurobacterium thermolithotrophum DSM 11699, the genomic segment TTTTAAAGACTTTAAGGAAATATGGCAAAAGTTTGAGGGTACAATAATATGTACTTATTCGACTTACTCTTTTATGGACTGGGATAGACCAGACCTTTATAACCTTGTAAAAGGTAGCATAGTAGATCTCCCATCTTTTTTATACAATACAAAAAGTTATGAATTTATCCAAAAAAGGATTAAAGAAGATCTCAAAGATTTATTAGGTAGTCTATCTTTTAATGAAGAATTAGTCTTTAAAGAAGAAACTATAGAAAACATAATTTATTCGTATATAGAAACTGTATTTATTTAAATGGATTTTTGGAGGATTTATTTAAATGGATTTTTGGAGGAAAAAGATGTTAGTAACAAAAGCAGAAGAAATGAGAAATTTAGATAGAGAAACTATAGAAGTTTTAGGAATACCAGGCATAGTTTTGATGGAAAATGCTGCAAGAGGAGTTACCTCTGTTATTTATGATAAGCTTAATGGAAATTCGGTTGTTGTTATTTGTGGTAAGGGAAACAATGGAGGAGATGGTCTTGCTATAGCAAGAAATCTTTACAACCTTGGCTATGATGTTGAAGTTGTTTTAACTGCAAAAATAGAAGAACTTAAAGGTGATGCAAGAATAAACGCAGAAATTCTTTCTAAACTTCCTGTCCCTCTTCATGTAGTAAAGGAAGAATCAAAACTTTTAGAACTCTATTCTCTCTTAAAAGAAGCTGATTTTATCATTGATGCAATTTTTGGAACCGGACTATCAAAGCCAGCAGAAGGCTTTTACAAGGATTTAATTGAAGTTATTAATAAAGCAAACAAGCCGGTTGTTTCTGTTGACATTCCCTCTGGTCTTTCCTCAGATACAGGAGAAATAATAGGAGCTCATATAATAGCTGATATCACAGTAACCTTTGGTTTTCCTAAGCTCGCCCATATAATGCCTCCTGCCTGTTATTATGTTGGAGAACTCTTTGTTGTAGATATTTCTATTCCTGAAGATGTTTCTTCTCTTGTTACCTCCAAAAGATATATTCTAACTCTTGATGAAGTTGCATTTACTTTTCCTGTTAGAGAGATAATGAGTCACAAGTATACCTATGGTCACGTTGCAGTTATTGGTGGATCAGCTGGAAAAACAGGAGCTCCTTCTATGACTGCTCAAAGCGCTTTAAGAGCTGGTGCAGGTCTTTCAACGGTTGTAGTTCCTGCTTCGCTTAATACGGTATTTGAGATTAAGCTAACAGAAGCTATGTCAATTCCTATTCCTGACGCAGAGAAAGGACACTTTGGAATAGATACTATAGATGAGGTTGTTGAAACTGTTGAAAAAGGTAAGTTTTCTGCAGTTGTTATAGGACCAGGTCTTGGAAATGAACCAGAAACTTTTGAGTTTGCTAGAGAATTTATAAGAAAAACGACAAAACCTCTTATCATCGATGCAGATGGTATAAACGCTCTTGCTGAAAACACTGATATACTTAAAATGAAAGAGCAAAATATAATCATTACGCCACATATAGGAGAATTTTCAAGGCTCACAGGACTTTCAAAAGAAGAAATACTGAAAGAACCTTATGAAATAGCAAAAGAGTTTGCTGAAGAATTTGGAGTTACTGTCATCTTGAAAAGTGGAAGGACCGTTATAGCAACTCCTAATGGTAAGGTTTACATAAACGTAATAGGTAATCCAGGAATGGCCACAGCAGGAACTGGTGATGTTCTTTCTGGAATTTTAGGAGCTTTCCTTGGAATGGGTATAGAAATGGAAGATGCAGCTAAGTTAGGAGTATTTCTTCACTCTCTTGCCGGAGACATAGCGGCTGAAGAACTTAGCCAAGAATCGTTAAAAGCCTGTGACATCATTGATTTTCTCCCTAAAGCTATTAAAAGGATAAAGGAAAAAGAGTTAAATCTAGAAAAACATAAACTTCCTTTTGTAACCAACCTAAGAGAGATAATCGGTGTATAAAGAAGCTTTAAAGCTCCTTTTTATTTTCATTGGAATTGTTTTCTTAGGTTATTTTGGAACAGCTTTTGTTTCTTCTCTTTCAGGAGATTTCTACCTTAACAATCCCTTATTTCACCTCCTATTTATCTTCATACTGATTTTGTTGATAACTCTTTTTGCGTTCTTTATTAGAAATCTTGTTCTTTTTTTCTTTCCTCACTTTAAGACAAATTTAAGGATAAAGATATTTACTGCTTTTGCTTTGCTGATTTTAGGACCTGCTCTGTTTACGATTTTTCTTTCTAGTAGCGTTGTAAATAAGGGACTTGATAGACTTTTAAGAATACAGGTCAAAAGAATAGTAAATATTTCAGAAGAAACTTCTAACCAGTTTATTGACTTTTTAGTGGAGGATCTAAAAAGAAAAATAAGTCAGCTATCTCGAAAGAAAGTTACTCCTTACACGCTCAAAATCTACGGCATAGATGGTTTTCTTAAAGCTAACGGAAAGAATGTAAAGGTTGGAAAAATTCCTCTTTCTGAAGAAGATATTTATTCTTTAAAAAAGTTTGAAGAGTATTCATACATAGATGATAAAAGTAAACAATTGGTTGTTTGTCAAAAGAAGAAAAAATATTTTTTCTGTGTCTCAAAGAAACTACCTGATGATTTAGTAAAGAACATAACAAAACTAAAAGACCTTCATACTAACTATGAAACTCTTGTAACTTATAAAACTCCTATAAAGGCACTCTACACTTTAGCTTTTGGAATAATGGGAGTTGCGGTTTTGTTTGGAGCTCTTTGGTTTGCTCGATATTTTGAAAAGAGAATAACAATTCCTGTCGAAGCGCTCTATAGAGCGACTCAAAAGCTATCTAGGGGTGATCTAAATGTTAGAGTAGAGGAAAAAGCGTCAGATGAACTTAAGCATGTCATAACTGCTTTTAACTACATGGTAGAACAGCTAAAAGCCTTGAAAGTCTCTCTTGAAGAAAGTCGCCGCTATATGGAAAGAATTCTTAATAGTATTTCTCCAGCAATTATAACGTTTAATAGCGAAGGAAATGTTGTTTCCTGCAACCGTTCGGCAAAAGAAATTTTTAAGTTTTCCTCAAAAAATAAAGGAGAATCTATATGGAATCTTCTTTCAAAGTATCCAAATCTTAAAAAAGCAGTAGAAGAGTTAGTAAACTCAAAGAATAAAAGAACCGAAGTAAGAGAGGAAATAGACGGCAGAGAAAAGTACCTCACTGTGGAACTCATAATTTCTCCTGAAGTTACAGATAGAATTTTAATAATTGAAGATGTTACTGACCTTGTTAAAGTTCAGAAAGCTCAAGCGTGGAAAGAGGTAGCGAAAAGAATAGCTCACGAGATAAAAAATCCTTTAACACCGATTGCGCTTAATGCTGAACGAATTAGGAAGCAGTATCAGAAAGGAAATCCAGAAATCGGTGTAATCATTGATAAGGCTGTTAATTCTATTCTTGCTGAAGTAGAAGTAATAAAACGTTTAATCGATGAATTTAGGAAGTTTGCAAGACTTCCATTACCTGAGAAAAAAATTACAGATATAAATGAACTAATAAGGAGCACTCTTGAACCTTTTGGAAACAAAATCAATCTTGTTTTTAACTTTGAGAATATCCCTCAAATTCCTATTGATAGAAGCCTTTTACGGGAAGTTTTTACAAATCTTGTGGATAACAGCATTGAAGCAGGAGCTACAAAAGTAAATGTTTCTACAACATCAAAAGATGGAAAAGTTTTTGTTGTTTTTCAAGATAACGGTCCTGGAATCTCTGAAGAAATAGCTGATAAATTATTTGCTCCTTATGTTTCAACCAAGAAAAACGGTTGGGGATTAGGACTATCCATAGTTAAGAAGATAATAGAAGATCACGGAGGAAAAATCTATACAGTAGATAAAAATACTTTTGTTATAGAGCTCCCTGTGTAAAAAACTTTTGTTAGAATTTTTTTATTAAATTAAGGAGGTAAGACGTGAAAGTTCTTGCAATTAATGGTTCTCATAGAAAAGGTTCTACTTTTATACTTCTTGAAGAAGCACTTAAAGAGTTAAAAGATTTTGAAACAGAAATCATCTCTTTATGCGACTATAAACTAGAGTACTGTAAAGTTTGCAATGCATGTAAAAGAAATGGAGGTGTTTGCATAGTTAAAGATGGTTATGAAGAAATTGCTAAAAAATTAAAAGAAGCTGATGCGGTAATTGTCGGTTCTCCTGTATACTTTGGTTCTGTTACAGGAATGCTAAAAACTCTCTTTGATAGGTCAAGAACTTTAAGAATTAATTGGGATTTAAAGAATAAGATTTGCGCAGCTATATCTGTAGGAGCAACAAAACACGGAGGACAAGAGCATACTTTACAGGCAATTCAAGCTTGGGCACTAATACATGGAATGATTTTTGTGGCTGACTCAGATCCAACAGCTCATTTTGGATGTGCTGCTGTTGCTAAACAAACTGAAAATGGATTTGAAATAGACGAATGGGGACTTCAAACGGCAAGAAGCGTTGGAAAAAGGATTAAAGAAGTGCTTAATCTCTTAAAAGAGAAGTAAGGAAAATAAAAAATGATGAAAGTGTTATAGCAGCACCCGAAGGCATATCAAAAATAAATGAAAGAAAAACTCCTAAAATTGAGGAGGCGAAACCGAAAAACACGGAAAGGAAAAAGAAACTATTATAATTCTTGGTTAGTTTAAAAGCAGAAGCAGCAGGCATAACAAGGAGAGAAAATACTAAAAGAGCTCCAACTGCTTTTATTGATAAGGTAACTGCAAAGGACATGACAAGAAAAGCAAGAAAAGTTACTAATTCAACATTGTAACCAGAAGCTTTTGCTATGTCTTCACTAAATGTGATTAAGTATATTTCTCTCCAAAAAAACATGTAAAAGAGAAAAGTTAAAAAAGCTATCAAAATTAGTAGTAAGACATCAAAATTACTAACAATAAGAGGACTTCCAAAAAGGTAAGATAATGCTTCTGAACCATAGTTATTAGAAAGACTAAGAAACATAACAGCAAGTCCCATACTTGCTGCAAAGAGAATTCCTAAGGTAGTATCGTAGTGAATTTTTTTCTTTATGCTTAAGTACCAGATAACAACCCCTGAAGTAAGGGTAAAGACAAGAGCCCATAAAGTAGGAGAACTTCCTATAAAGAAACCAAAAGCTATTCCTGCAAAGGCAACGTGAGAAAGACCAGCTCCAATAAATGACATTTTTCTAAGGATAATATAAGTTCCTATTGCAGAACAAATGAGTCCTGAAAGAACAGCAGAAAAAACAGCTTTTATTCCGAAATCATAGTTAAGGTAAATAAAAGGGTTGTGGAGCTCCATCACTTTCTACTTTGTAGACCTATTCTTTTCCATTTTCATCCTTTTTCACTTCTGTTTCTTTTAACTTTTTTAGATATTCTTGAGCTTTTTTATGCTTTACTACGTCACCAGTCTTATAGTAAATGGCATATTCAGCAATGTTAGTAGCATGATCTCCAACTCTTTCAAGAGCCTTAACTACCAAAATGAGTCTTACAGCTATGTCACCATTTGCTGGATCTTTACTTGCTATCTCTGTTAGCTCATCAAACAGTCTTTGGTAAAAGCTATCAACGATGTCGTCTTTATTGATAACTTCTTTTGCCAAATCCACATCTCCTCTAAGAAGAGCCATTATTGAGTTTTTCAACATTTCGTTTACTATAACCAGCATTCGTGGAAGATCAATATAAGGCTTAATGGGTGGATGCTTAGATAAGTGTATTGCTGTTTCGCAAATGTCTCTTGCAAGATCTCCAACTCTTTCTAAATCAACGATGCTCTTTAAAATAGAAACAACAAATCTTAGGTCGGTAGCTTCAGGAGAATAAAGAGCAAGTATTCTTACACATTTTTCTTCAATTTCTATCTCCTTTAGGTCTATGAGTCTATCATATTCGTAAGTTATTTCAGCTTTTTCTACGTTTCTTTCTGTTAAAGCTTCCATTGCTTCTGAGAGTATTTTTCTAGCCATGTCTGCCATTTCTATGAAACTTCTTTTAAGTTCATCAAGATCCTCTATGTAGCGTTCAATCATCACATTCCTCCTAAATTTCTCAGCAAAGTTGTTCATAAAGAGCTGAAATAAGAATATCAAAAGTTCTGTTAATTTTTTCATCAAAATTTTTAACTTTTACAACGGAAAGATTTTTTTCTATACTTTCAATTAGAAAAAGGAGTTCTTCTTTTCCTTCCGGTTCATTAGCTTTATAGTAAATTAGTTTTTCCAAAAAAGGAAAGAGATAGTTTTTGACTATAAAGACATAAATCTTTCCATTTTCGGACAAAAAATCAATTCTACTGTTAATGTTTATAATTACTTCAAGTTTTGATTCTAGGTTTTCATCATAAATAAGCCGCTTAAACTTTTTAAGTCTTTTCTCTATTTCATCTTTTGTTGTTGGGATTGTATAGTCTCTGTTTGCTTTCCACTGAGGAAGAATTCCTTCAATCCATTTATTTGCTTCTTCCTCAAAAGGGAACATTTCATCTTCTTTTCCAAAATTACAGCATCCCATTAGTAGTTCTCCTCTTTAACAGGACGGGCCATAAGCTCTTTCATTACCTCTTTTGGATTTCTACCTTCATATATAACTTTATAAACTGCTTCACTAATTGGCATTTCTATGCCGAGTTTCTCAGCTATTTTTATAACAGCTTTTACAGTATAAACTCCTTCTACAACAAACTTTCTGTCAACAACACCACTTCCTCTTCCAATTGAAAGACCAAACTGTCTATTTCTTGAAAGATCTCCTGTACACGTAAGAATAAGATCTCCAAGACCTGAAAGACCAAAAAAGGTTTCTTCTTTTGCTCCAAGAGCTCTTCCAAGCTTTTTTATCTCATGAAGACCTCTTGTTATAAGAGCAGCACGGGCATTAAAACCAAGATTCATTCCATCAGAAATTCCTGTTGCAATAGCAATTACATTTTTAAGAGCTCCACCTAATTCAACTCCTCTAACATCACTTGAAGCATAGAGTCTAAAACTTTTTGTATTTAAAGTCTTTACAAGACTTAAAGTTTTTTCTTCATTAAAACCTGCAATAACAGCTGCAGCAGGAAGCCCTGCTGCAACCTCTTTTGCAAAAGTGGGACCTGATAGAACATAGTAATTATCTTTTCTGCCAAAAACCTCTTCATAGACATCGGAAAGTGTTTTAAGAGTTTCTATTTCTATTCCTTTACTTGCACAAATAAATTTTTGTTCTTTTACAAAACTAGAAATTTCTTTCCAGAATTGCTTGGAAAACTGTGTAGGTATAACAGAAATAACAAGCTCCACAGGCTTAGAAAATACATCCTCTAATTTTGAAGTAGCTTTAACAGTTATTGGATACTTAAATCCTTTAAGAAATAGAGGATTTTCTCTATTTTTATTAATATAATCTACAACTTCTAATTCCCTACACCACTGAACAACCTCAAATCCTGACCTTCCAAAGTGAATAGAAAGTGCAGAACCCCAGCTTCCGGATCCTAAAACGGTAATTTTCACGGCTATCTTACCTCTTCAAATCTAGTGCCAACTCTTTTAAAAAGTCCTGAGATAGAAACTCCATTTTCCTTTAGATGTTCTAAAAGTCTATCTTTGTCTTCTTCCTTAACTAAAATACCAACTCCCCAACCTTTATATATCTCGTTTGGAAGTGGAATGGAAACAGCCTTAAATCCTTTTAAGTATTTTTCTGCCTTAAGTCCTTCAGGAATTGAATAAAAGGCTATGCAGTAGTCATATCTTTTAAAGAGTCCTGAAAAACGCAAAAAACACTCTTTCATATGAAGTCTTATTCCTGTAGCTATAAAGGAAAGCTTTTTATTTTCAGCCATCCTAACTCCGTTTTAGTTAGATTTATTTGCTAACTGGCTAAGACTATTACTAATTCTTTTTAAAACTCTTTCTTTTCCAAGAAGTGAAATTAAGATATCTAATTCAACCCCTTTCATCTTACCAGTAAGAGCAATTCTCACAGGCATAAAAAGATTTTTACCTTTTGCTTTCAACTCTTTCCCTACTTCTTTTACTATCTGCTTAAACTTTTCTGAAGATAACTCCTCATCAAGGTTTTCTACCTTAACATAGAAAGTTTCAACTACCTTTAATCTTACTTCATTTTCTAATACAAATTTTTTAGCTTCTTCTTCTATTTCAAAGTCATCTTTTAGGAAAGTTTCCATATAAATAGGAGCCTCTGAAAGTACAGTAAGATAATCTCTTGTGACCTCTACAACTTTTTCAAGCCAGCTTCTATCAAATTTACTAACTTCAAAACCAACTTTTTCAAGATAAGGAATAATGAAATCTGTTAGTTTATCAATCGGATAGGCTCTAATGTAAACCTGATTCATCCAATTAAGTTTAGTTGTATCAAAAACAGCAGGTGCACTGTTTACATCCTTTATATCAAACCTTTCAATTAGCTCTTCCATGGAGAGAATCTCTTTTCCATCTTTTGGATACCAGCCAAGAAGTGCTAAGAAATTTGTAAAGGATTCAGAAAGGTATCCTTTATCTCTGAATTCTTTAACGCTGGTTGAACCGTGGCGCTTTGAAAGCTTACTTCTATCTGTTCCAAGAATCATTGGAAGATGAGCAAACTGCGGAATAGAAAATCCAAGAGCTTCATAAAGAAGAATTTGCTTAGGAGTATTTGATATATGATCTTCTCCTCTTATGACGTGAGAAATTTTCATAAGTGCATCATCAATAACTACAACAAAGTTATAAACAGGCATTCCATTTGAACGAACCAAGACAAAGTCACCACCTAGCTGTCTACTATGAATTTCTATTTCTCCTTTTATAAGGTCTTTAAACTTTATAACTCTATCTTCTGGAACTTTAAATCTAAGTACCGGTTTTCTACCTTCAGCTTTAAATCTTTCTTTTTCTTTTTCCGTAAGATTTCTACACTTTCCAGTATAACGAGGAGGTTCTCCTCTTTCCAGCTGTTCTTTTCTCATTGCATCCAATTCTTCAGGTGTACAGAAACATTCGTAAACAAGTCCTTTATTTTTTAACTCCTCTATGTACCTTTTGTAGATATCTAATCTTTCAGACTGTCTATAAGGACCATAATCACCACCGATGTTTGGACCTTCATCCCAGCTTATTCCCATCCACTTAAGAGCTTCATAAATTACATTAACTGCTTCTTCGCTGTGTCTCTCAAGATCTGTATCTTCTATTCTTAATATGAGCTTTCCATCATTATGCTTTGCAAAGAGATAGTTAAAAAGAGCTGTTCTTGCATTTCCTACGTGCATAAAACCTGTGGGACTTGGAGCAAAACGAACTCTTATAGACATTAACTCCTCCGGTCTTTATGTAATTGAAATTTCTGCCTATTTTATTTTACGATTTAAAAGTTCTTTATTTAAGAAAGAATTTCTTGATTACATAAGTAGCAATCACAACTTCTATTAATTTTATAGAAATCGAAAGGAGGATTAACCTCCTCTTAGGTATTGCTCTTATTCTTTGGTAAAGTTGTTTTAATCTGTTCACATTTTTACCCCATTTTCTGCTTCTGATATCTTTTCCTTTCATTTGGATCAAGGAACTTCTTTCTTAATCTAATTGACTCTGGAGTTACTTCAACAAGTTCGTCTTCTTCAATCCATTCAAGAGCTCTTTCAAGTGTCATCTCAACAGGAGGAGCAAGTTTTATAGCTTCGTCACTTCCAGCAGCTCTAATGTTTGTAAGCTTCTTCCCCCTTATAGGATTAACATCAATGTCTCCTTCTCTATTGTGCTCGCCGATAATCATTCCCTTATAGACCTTATCTCCTGGTTTTACAAAGAGTTTTCCTCTTTCTTGAAGATTATAAAGAGCATATGCCGTTGCAACGCCATTTTCCATTGAAACAATTGCTCCATTTTTACGTCTATAAGGAACTCCTGAAAATTCTCTAAACTCTAAAAAGGTGCTGTTCATTATTCCTTCACCCTTTGTGTCTGTGAGAAACTCACTTCTGTAGCCTATTAAACCTCTCGAGGGAATTACAAACTCGATTCTTGTTCTTCCAGCTCCCATTGGTGACATAGAAATCATTTCACCTTTTCTCTTTCCAATTTTTTCAATAACAGTTCCCGTAAACTCATCTGGAACATCAACCACAAGGAGTTCAAAAGGTTCTAACCTTTTGCTATTTTCCTCTTTAACGATAACTTCAGGTCTACTTATTGAGAATTCATATCCTTCTCTTCTTAGAGTTTCAGCAAGAATAGCAATTTGGAGCTCTCCTCTTCCAGAAACCTTAAACTTTCCTTCTCCGAGCTCCTCAAACTTCATCGCAACGTTTGTTCTCATTTCTTTTTGAAGTCTATCTTTTAGTTTTGTAGCAGTTACGTGCTTTCCTTCTGTTCCAGCAAGAGGCGAATCGTTAACACTTATAAAAACACTTATTGTTGGCTCTTCTATGTGGAGTGGAGATAGGGGAACTGGATTTTCGTAGTCTGCAATTGTGTCACCAATGTTGAGTTCTTCAAACCCTGCAACTGCAACGATGTCTCCAACAGGTGCTTCGTCAACTTCAAGCCTTTCAAGACCTTTAAATGTGTAGAGCTTAGTAATCCTTCCTTCCCTAATCTCTCCATTTTGCCCAATGACTTTGGCTGCCATTCCTTTTTTAACTATTCCATTGAAAACCCTTGCAATTCCAATTCTTCCGACATAATTGTCGTAATCAAGCGTAAAAATTTGCATCTGAAGTGGAGCATCAGAAGAGCCAGATGGTTCAGGAATATGGCTGATTATCGTTTCAAAGAGCGGTAATAAATCGTTATTGTCATCTTCAAGGTTAAGTTTGGCATAACCATTTTTCGCAGATGCGTAAATAACTGGAAACTCTAACTGTTCTTCTGTAGCATCCATGTCAACAAATAGATCAAAAACTTCATCAACAACTCTATCAGGTTCAGCTGCCGGTTTATCTATCTTGTTAACAACAAGAATCGGTTTAAGCCCGAGAGAAAGTGCTTTCCTGACAACAAACTTGGTTTGAGGCATAACTCCTTCCTGAGCATCAACAAGAAGGAGAACCCCATCAACCATTTTCAAAACCCTTTCAACTTCACCGCTAAAGTCTGAATGGCCGGGAGTATCAATTATGTTTATCTTGTAGTCTTTGTAGAAAATAGCTGTGTTCTTTGAAAGAATTGTTATTCCCCTTTCTCTCTCAAGGTCAAAAGAATCAAGGACTCTCTCTTCTTCAAGCTTCCTTAGGGTTCCGCTCTGCTTCAGCATCTCATCAACGAGTGTAGTTTTTCCATGGTCAACATGAGCTATAACCGCAATATTTTTTATTTTCATGAGTTCTTCTCCAGTTTTTAGTTTAGATTGATAAAAAGTATGAGAAAATAGAAACTTAACAAGCGTTTTCAAAGTTTTTAATTATAGAAATCAGAAAACACTTCGCTTAAGTATATTCATTGCTAAGGATATAGGATAGAGCTTTAGCTACGTTTTCAACAATAGGAATGATTTGGGAATAATCCATCCTTTTGGGGCCAATAATTCCAATTACACCACTATTTCTATAGCCAACTTGGAACTTTCCAAGAACAAAGCTAAAAGGTTCAAAAGGCTTTACTTCTGTTTCAGAACCTAATATAACATCAATGTTTTTATTTTTTTCTAGAAATTCAGAAAACATTTCTAAAAGAATATTTTTCTCTTCTAAGATTCTTAGAATTTCTTTTAATCTTTCTATATCATCAGCAAGAACATTTACTATATTGGATGTCCCTTGAAGTTTTAATTGGTTAACTTCATTAAGAGTTGAAAGTATTTGAGAATTAACTTTAAAGGATAAATCTGCAAATTCTTTTCTAACTGTGTCAATTTCCTCTACTAATTCTTTTTTTATTTCGGATAAAACTTTTCCTTTAAAACGTTTTGTTAGTTCTCGAGAGAGTCTCGAAAGTTCAGACTCTGCAATTTCGACATCTATTACTTTGTGTAGAATATGATCGGGAGAAAAGTTAACTACTACTAAGACTTTTCCGTATGCTACCTTTACAAGAGTTATGTTATTAACGGTTAAGTTTTCAACGAGGTTTATACCAAAACCAAGATAACCTGTAGAATTTTGGAGAAAATCAAGAACTGTAGAAAGTATATCTCCTACCTCGTAAACACCTACGGATTTAACGTAGTCAAGAAGTCTATTTACTAAGGAGCTGTCCTTTTCTCCTAGTGCTAAGAAGAGATGATTAATGTAGATCTTTAGTCCTTCATCAGTGGGTATTCTTCCTGCAGATGTGTGGGGTTGATACAAAAATCCCTTATCCTCAAGATCAGCCATCACATTTCTAATGGTAGCTGAGCTTATCCCCATCTGATAAACTTTCTGAACTGTGCGAGAACCAACAGGTTCTCCCGTTTTTATGTAGAGCTCTGCTACCTTTAAAAGAATATCCCTTTCTCTTTCTGTTAATTCCTGAAAAATGTTTTCTCTTTCCAACATTCCTTCCTTAAACTATTCATTTTTCTTAAGTAAATATAAGACTATGAAAAGTACTTTAAATATTCATCCTTATACGAAACGTATCTTTCAGCATGTCTTTTTAAGTCTTTAATTTCTTCTTCTGTTAGACTTCTAACAACCTTTGCAGGAAATCCCATAATTAAACTTCCTGGAGGAAATTCTTTGTTAGGAGGGACAAGAGTACCTGCTGCAACTATAGAATTTTCGTTTATTATTGCTCCATCAAGTATTATTGCTCCTATGCCCACAAGACAGTTATCTTTAATAGTACAACCATGAAGCTTTACTGAATGTCCTACAGTAACATAGTTTCCAACAATAGTCGGATGAGTTTTATTTGTAACGTGAACTACACTTCCATCTTGAATAGAAGTACACTTCCCGATTTTTATGTAGTTAACATCTCCTCTTAGAATTACCCCAAACCAAATACTACTATCGTTTCCTATCTCAACATCTCCGATAACCACAGCATTTTCAGCAATGAATACCCTTTCTCCAATCTTCGGTTTCA encodes:
- the gltX gene encoding glutamate--tRNA ligase, with the translated sequence MSIRVRFAPSPTGFMHVGNARTALFNYLFAKHNDGKLILRIEDTDLERHSEEAVNVIYEALKWMGISWDEGPNIGGDYGPYRQSERLDIYKRYIEELKNKGLVYECFCTPEELDAMRKEQLERGEPPRYTGKCRNLTEKEKERFKAEGRKPVLRFKVPEDRVIKFKDLIKGEIEIHSRQLGGDFVLVRSNGMPVYNFVVVIDDALMKISHVIRGEDHISNTPKQILLYEALGFSIPQFAHLPMILGTDRSKLSKRHGSTSVKEFRDKGYLSESFTNFLALLGWYPKDGKEILSMEELIERFDIKDVNSAPAVFDTTKLNWMNQVYIRAYPIDKLTDFIIPYLEKVGFEVSKFDRSWLEKVVEVTRDYLTVLSEAPIYMETFLKDDFEIEEEAKKFVLENEVRLKVVETFYVKVENLDEELSSEKFKQIVKEVGKELKAKGKNLFMPVRIALTGKMKGVELDILISLLGKERVLKRISNSLSQLANKSN
- the hrcA gene encoding heat-inducible transcriptional repressor HrcA, producing MLERENIFQELTERERDILLKVAELYIKTGEPVGSRTVQKVYQMGISSATIRNVMADLEDKGFLYQPHTSAGRIPTDEGLKIYINHLFLALGEKDSSLVNRLLDYVKSVGVYEVGDILSTVLDFLQNSTGYLGFGINLVENLTVNNITLVKVAYGKVLVVVNFSPDHILHKVIDVEIAESELSRLSRELTKRFKGKVLSEIKKELVEEIDTVRKEFADLSFKVNSQILSTLNEVNQLKLQGTSNIVNVLADDIERLKEILRILEEKNILLEMFSEFLEKNKNIDVILGSETEVKPFEPFSFVLGKFQVGYRNSGVIGIIGPKRMDYSQIIPIVENVAKALSYILSNEYT
- a CDS encoding gamma carbonic anhydrase family protein, with product MIKPFKDLKPKIGERVFIAENAVVIGDVEIGNDSSIWFGVILRGDVNYIKIGKCTSIQDGSVVHVTNKTHPTIVGNYVTVGHSVKLHGCTIKDNCLVGIGAIILDGAIINENSIVAAGTLVPPNKEFPPGSLIMGFPAKVVRSLTEEEIKDLKRHAERYVSYKDEYLKYFS
- the typA gene encoding translational GTPase TypA, which encodes MKIKNIAVIAHVDHGKTTLVDEMLKQSGTLRKLEEERVLDSFDLERERGITILSKNTAIFYKDYKINIIDTPGHSDFSGEVERVLKMVDGVLLLVDAQEGVMPQTKFVVRKALSLGLKPILVVNKIDKPAAEPDRVVDEVFDLFVDMDATEEQLEFPVIYASAKNGYAKLNLEDDNNDLLPLFETIISHIPEPSGSSDAPLQMQIFTLDYDNYVGRIGIARVFNGIVKKGMAAKVIGQNGEIREGRITKLYTFKGLERLEVDEAPVGDIVAVAGFEELNIGDTIADYENPVPLSPLHIEEPTISVFISVNDSPLAGTEGKHVTATKLKDRLQKEMRTNVAMKFEELGEGKFKVSGRGELQIAILAETLRREGYEFSISRPEVIVKEENSKRLEPFELLVVDVPDEFTGTVIEKIGKRKGEMISMSPMGAGRTRIEFVIPSRGLIGYRSEFLTDTKGEGIMNSTFLEFREFSGVPYRRKNGAIVSMENGVATAYALYNLQERGKLFVKPGDKVYKGMIIGEHNREGDIDVNPIRGKKLTNIRAAGSDEAIKLAPPVEMTLERALEWIEEDELVEVTPESIRLRKKFLDPNERKRYQKQKMG